In one Culex quinquefasciatus strain JHB chromosome 2, VPISU_Cqui_1.0_pri_paternal, whole genome shotgun sequence genomic region, the following are encoded:
- the LOC6044047 gene encoding chymotrypsin-2 produces the protein MMSRLALLVVFLVGAAVAVPTADKRIAGGIPAEQGEAPWMVSMRNSLNIHFCGGTLLNSRFVLTAATCMQGRLSSATMAVLGSRFLNTVAAPYYGLQTITHPQFNQNTLEFNVALFQTIQNVIFTSIVQPIQLDANFIEPGSRGRMFGWGHTEEGSGNSNALNFVNLNVINNDNCRNFLGADGVRVGESSLCTLNREGQGLCTNDAGGALTLDNMAIAVASWKIPCATGRPDVFVRVSAIRDWVVSII, from the exons ATGATGAGTCGCTTAGCTTTGCTTGTGGTCTTCTTGGTAGGTGCCGCCGTGGCCGTCCCAACGGCGGACAAGCGGATCGCCGGTGGAATTCCGGCCGAACAGGGCGAAGCCCCGTGGATGGTGTCGATGCGGAACTCGCTGAACATCCACTTCTGCGGAGGTACCCTGCTGAACAGCCGGTTCGTGTTGACGGCGGCGACCTGCATGCAGGGACGTCTGTCCAGTGCGACGATGGCCGTGTTGGGTTCCCGGTTCCTTAACACCGTTGCCGCTCCGTACTACGGTCTGCAGACCATCACCCACCCGCAGTTCAACCAGAACACGCTGGAGTTCAACGTGGCCCTGTTCCAGACCATTCAGAACGTGATCTTCACCTCGATCGTGCAGCCGATCCAGCTGGACGCGAACTTCATCGAGCCGGGTAGCCGTGGACGCATGTTCGGCTGGGGTCACACCGAGGAGGGAAGCGGCAACTCGAACGCGCTGAACTTCGTCAACCTGAACGTGATCAACAACGACAACTGCCGTAACTTCCTGGGAGCGGACGGAGTGCGAGTTGGGGAGTCTTCGCTGTGCACGCTGAACCGCGAGGGACAGGGACTGTGTACG AACGACGCGGGGGGTGCGCTGACCCTGGACAACATGGCCATCGCGGTGGCTTCGTGGAAGATCCCGTGCGCCACTGGCCGCCCGGACGTCTTTGTGCGCGTTTCGGCGATTCGCGATTGGGTCGTGAGCATTATCTAG
- the LOC6044048 gene encoding chymotrypsin-1 translates to MLRFLLTFCLVAATLADEVQNGRIVGGHQAGRGQFPFQASLRNARHVHTCGAVIISDRWLLTAAHCTLKSALYDIRVVVGSPDLEDGGESYNLAQIIEHPDFNQVTLENDIALLQTAYPLTMSNLVAAIELGDSYLPGGETGTMCGWGQTSYGSTTPRRLQYMQTKVLNNEECRLRHSIQNRQRISESNLCTYIREGAGTCMGDSGSALVFDSKLVGLVSWGVPCASGMPDVFTRVASQRAWILKTTGIGA, encoded by the exons ATGCTACGATTCTTGCTGACGTTCTGCCTAGTAGCAGCCACTTTGGCCGATG AGGTCCAAAACGGTCGCATCGTCGGCGGTCACCAGGCCGGCCGTGGCCAGTTCCCGTTCCAGGCCTCGCTGCGCAACGCCCGCCACGTGCACACCTGCGGCGCGGTCATCATTAGCGACCGCTGGCTGCTGACGGCCGCCCACTGCACGCTGAAGAGTGCGCTGTACGATATCCGTGTCGTCGTTGGATCGCCCGATCTCGAGGACGGTGGCGAAAGCTACAACCTGGCCCAGATCATCGAACATCCGGACTTTAACCAGGTCACGCTGGAGAACGACATCGCCCTGCTGCAGACGGCCTACCCTCTCACGATGAGCAACCTGGTGGCGGCGATCGAGCTCGGGGACTCGTACCTCCCTGGGGGTGAAACGGGAACCATGTGCGGCTGGGGACAGACCTCGTACGGGTCGACCACACCACGCCGGCTGCAGTACATGCAGACCAAGGTGCTGAACAATGAGGAGTGTCGGCTGCGCCACAGCATCCAGAACCGTCAGCGGATCTCCGAGAGTAACCTGTGCACGTATATTCGAGAGGGAGCCGGAACTTGCATGGGAGATTCTGGAAGTGCGCTGGTCTTTGACAGCAAGCTGGTTGGATTGGTTTCGTGGGGAGTCCCGTGTGCGTCTGGAATGCCCGATGTGTTCACCCGGGTTGCCAGCCAACGGGCTTGGATCCTGAAGACCACCGGAATCGGAGCTTAA
- the LOC6044049 gene encoding chymotrypsin-2, whose product MFKCAFVVCGLLAVAAAASSGGRIAGGIDAREGQFPYQVSLRDQRQNHFCGGAILNARWIITAASCAQGKVAADIMAMVGSKSLSRGGSYHQVDRIVVHPNFAEEQLLNDVAVMRVRSPIVMNPDTMAVMMANYYTSIAYGALVSGWGRRGIDQPQFPDWLQYVPTTIITNTECEARFESPYNSRITDAVLCSSSPEGQGICLGDAGGPLVHSGQLQGIVSWGIPCGMGYPDVYARVSVHRAWALVHTMI is encoded by the coding sequence ATGTTCAAGTGTGCGTTCGTCGTTTGTGGCCTTCTGGCCGTGGCTGCTGCTGCCTCCTCCGGTGGTCGCATCGCCGGTGGAATCGATGCCCGCGAGGGTCAGTTCCCGTACCAGGTATCGCTGCGGGATCAACGCCAGAATCACTTTTGCGGGGGTGCCATCCTGAACGCCCGCTGGATCATTACGGCGGCTTCGTGCGCTCAGGGCAAGGTCGCGGCGGACATTATGGCCATGGTCGGAAGCAAGAGTTTGAGCCGCGGAGGCTCGTACCATCAGGTTGACCGTATCGTGGTCCACccgaactttgccgaagagcaGCTGCTGAACGACGTGGCAGTCATGAGGGTGCGCTCCCCGATCGTAATGAACCCGGACACGATGGCCGTCATGATGGCCAATTACTACACTTCGATCGCGTACGGTGCGCTGGTGTCCGGCTGGGGTCGCCGTGGAATCGACCAGCCCCAGTTCCCCGACTGGCTGCAGTACGTGCCGACGACCATCATCACCAACACGGAGTGCGAGGCCCGCTTCGAGTCGCCGTACAACAGCCGTATTACGGACGCCGTGCTGTGCAGCTCGAGTCCCGAAGGTCAAGGAATCTGCCTGGGTGATGCCGGCGGTCCGCTGGTGCACAGTGGCCAGCTGCAAGGTATTGTCTCGTGGGGAATTCCGTGCGGCATGGGATATCCGGATGTGTACGCTCGAGTGTCCGTGCACCGTGCTTGGGCGCTGGTCCACACGATGATCTAA
- the LOC119768091 gene encoding TBC domain-containing protein kinase-like protein: MAPAKLNYRISLSTFFAKPTRVTCCGSNWLPLTPKSIGIHGWSQKLKGLLLRHENLCQYLDVIRGKNEMTIIVQEYAGSLLTEIFLGKNNKQETLLRVVFQVLRAFDHFTSIGRG, translated from the coding sequence ATGGCCCCGGCCAAACTCAACTATCGAATCTCATTGTCCACCTTCTTCGCCAAACCCACCCGAGTGACGTGCTGCGGGAGTAACTGGTTGCCGCTGACGCCGAAATCGATTGGGATTCATGGGTGGTCGCAGAAGTTGAAGGGACTGTTGCTGCGGCACGAGAATCTGTGCCAGTATCTGGATGTGATCCGGGGAAAGAACGAGATGACGATTATCGTTCAGGAATATGCGGGGAGTCTGCTGACGGAGATTTTTCTAGGGAAGAATAACAAGCAGGAAACGCTGCTGCGAGTTGTGTTCCAGGTGTTGAGGGCGTTTGACCACTTTACTAGTATCGGCAGGGGTTGA